The Candidatus Methylomirabilota bacterium genomic sequence CACTTCTGGCATGAAACCCGACGGGTGTTAGAGCCCGTCGGGTTTCGTTTCTCAGGGATGCGCTGATCGGGCCCGGGGACGCGGGGCTGCACGTGCCGACGATTCGTGCGGCGCCGCGACAAGATCGAGGGTCAATTTTATTCGATCGTTGGGCTCACGAGTTGCGACCAACCGGGCGAGCCCGTGAACTCGGAGAGAATGCCTGTTCCAGGGACCGGCGTTAGCCCCGGCCCGGACGGGGGGCCGGACGGTCATGCCCGGTAGCCAAAGCTTCGAGCGAGTCAAATAGCCAGTCTGGATTCACCAGAATGTAGTGGGCCAGCTTCTTTTCCCCTTGGACCGTGCAGAGAATGGTCAAGGTGGCTCCGACCGGCAACAGGTTGGAGGTGACGCCCTCTTCAAGGAAAATCCGGGTACCGTTGGCCAATACAATGTGGTCACGGTGACGTTCCAGCAGGACCCCGACGATGGTGCTGGCCATGATCGATTCGACAACTGGAGCAAATTGCTTGCCGACACGGAATCAGTACTTTACGCGGCATAAAGGTCCAAATGCCTGTCTTCAGGCGCGGATTGGGCCGGAAAATTTGTCTTAGCGGGACGAGACTCCCGAGTCAAAGAGCATGACTCGAGGATAGGAGGCGCGAAACAGATTGCTAGACGCCGTTGCTCGCGATGACCTGATTGCCGCCACGCTGGGCGGCTGTCTGGAGCCTGGACTGGGCGCGCGTGAGCAGCATGGTCTCGTTGTGGCCGTCGCGAGGGAAGGAGACGAGGCCCACGGAAAGCGTCACCCGACGGGGAGCCGCGGCGGGATCGGGCTGGAAGGAGACGTTTTCCACGTGGGAGCGGATGCGCTCCGCCACCCGGGTGGCATCGTGGTCCGGCGTATTGAGGAGCAGGATGGCGATGCCGTCGCGAGTGCGGGCGACGACGTCGGTGGAGCGAAGGAACTGGGCGATCTTGCGGGAGACAGCCTGCTGCATGGTTTCGTCCGACACGGAACCGATACCGTCGGGTTGAACCAAGCAGACGGAAAAGAAGTCCTGGTAGCGGGTGGCGCGGGAGGCCTCCCGGGTCAGAAGCTGGTGAAAGGCTTCCTCCCCAAAGACGCCGCTTGCCGGATCCATGAAGTCGGGCACGGCCGAATCCCCTCTCAATAGGGTATTGCCCAGGCCCGGGCTCCCGGCTGGGGCGGACCAGCAGAATACACGAAATCGGGGTCCTCCGGGGAGTCCCCCTCAGGCGCGGCCCCAAGGGAGCCAGGACCGCGCCGACCGACTCTGACCCAGCTCTCCCCCTCGCGATGGCCAGAGGCCGTCGTTCAGCTCGAAGAGCGGGCACCGTGTCGGCTCGAACGTCAACCGTCATGCCTTGACCCTCGCCTGAGGCCCCACCACAATTGCGGCATGCCCACCACTCGATTCCCGACTATCACGCCCGAGGCCCTCGAGGCGCTCCGTTCACGAATCG encodes the following:
- a CDS encoding GGDEF domain-containing protein, giving the protein MPDFMDPASGVFGEEAFHQLLTREASRATRYQDFFSVCLVQPDGIGSVSDETMQQAVSRKIAQFLRSTDVVARTRDGIAILLLNTPDHDATRVAERIRSHVENVSFQPDPAAAPRRVTLSVGLVSFPRDGHNETMLLTRAQSRLQTAAQRGGNQVIASNGV